Proteins from a single region of Punica granatum isolate Tunisia-2019 chromosome 8, ASM765513v2, whole genome shotgun sequence:
- the LOC116188479 gene encoding uncharacterized protein LOC116188479, translating to MEWRKYYLDLILVPLGFMISVGYHAWLWHKVRTQPLSTIIGTNATARRFWVSAMIKDNEKKNILAVQTLRNTIMGSTLMATTSILLCSGLAAVISSTYSIKKPLNDTVYGAHGEFMVALKYVTLLTILLFSFLCHSLSIRFINQVNILINTPRDPEISSTITPDYISELLERGFLLNTVGNRLFYAALPILLWIFGPVLVFLCSITLVPILYNLDFVSGSQGDLKSGRKSVDVHDNNICRGCV from the exons atggagtGGAGGAAGTACTATTTGGATTTGATATTGGTGCCATTAGGGTTTATGATAAGCGTGGGATACCATGCTTGGCTTTGGCATAAGGTCAGGACTCAGCCCCTCTCCACCATCATCGGTACCAATGCCACCGCCCGTCGCTTCTGGGTCTCCGCCATGATTAAG GATAATGAGAAGAAGAACATACTTGCAGTCCAGACCCTTAGGAACACGATCATGGGATCGACCCTCATGGCAACGACCTCAATCTTGCTCTGCTCCGGCCTCGCCGCCGTCATAAGCAGCACGTACAGCATTAAGAAGCCCCTGAACGACACTGTCTACGGTGCTCACGGTGAGTTCATGGTGGCCCTCAAGTACGTCACCCTCCTCACCATTTtgctcttctccttcctctgcCACTCCCTCTCCATCCGCTTCATCAACCAGGTCAACATCCTCATCAACACCCCGAGGGACCCCGAGATTTCCAGCACCATCacccccgactacatttccgAGCTCTTGGAGAGGGGGTTCCTACTCAACACAGTGGGGAACCGTCTCTTCTACGCAGCACTTCCCATCCTCCTTTGGATCTTTGGGCCGGTGCTCGTGTTCCTCTGCTCAATTACGCTGGTCCCGATCCTTTACAACTTAGACTTCGTGTCCGGGAGTCAGGGTGACCTCAAGAGTGGCCGAAAGAGTGTGGATGTTCATGACAATAATATTTGCAGAGGCTGCGTGTGA
- the LOC116188480 gene encoding uncharacterized protein LOC116188480, with amino-acid sequence MEWRKYYLDVILVPLGFVISVGYHAWLWHKVRTQPHSTIIGINATAHRFWVSAMIKDNEKKNILAVQTLRNMIMGSTLMATTSILLCSSLAAVISSTYSVKKPLNDTIYGAHGEFMVALKYVTLFTLFLFSFLCHSLSIRFINQLNILINTPRDPEISGTITFDYISEVLERGFLLNTVGNRLFYAALPILLWIFGPVLVFPFSIMLVSVLYNLDFVSRSDGSRSDLKSGRKRGDVHDNNICRDCV; translated from the exons ATGGAGTGGAGGAAATACTATTTGGATGTGATATTGGTGCCATTAGGGTTTGTGATAAGTGTAGGATACCATGCTTGGCTTTGGCATAAGGTCAGGACTCAGCCTCACTCCACCATCATCGGCATCAATGCCACCGCCCACCGCTTCTGGGTCTCCGCGATGATTAAG GACAATGAGAAGAAGAACATTCTTGCAGTCCAAACACTTAGGAACATGATCATGGGATCGACCCTCATGGCGACGACCTCGATCCTGCTCTGCTCCAGCCTCGCCGCCGTCATAAGCAGCACATACAGCGTGAAGAAGCCGCTGAACGACACCATTTATGGCGCTCATGGCGAGTTCATGGTGGCCCTCAAATACGTCACCCTCTTCACActcttcctcttttccttCCTCTGCCACTCCCTCTCCATCCGCTTCATCAACCAGCTCAACATCCTCATCAACACCCCAAGGGACCCTGAGATTTCCGGCACCATCACCTTCGACTACATCTCGGAGGTCCTCGAGAGGGGGTTCCTGCTCAACACCGTTGGGAACCGGCTCTTCTACGCGGCACTTCCTATCCTCCTGTGGATCTTCGGGCCGGTGCTCGTGTTCCCCTTCTCGATCATGCTGGTCTCGGTCCTTTACAACCtcgacttcgtgtccaggagCGACGGGAGTCGGAGTGACCTCAAGAGTGGCCGGAAGAGAGGGGATGTTCATGATAATAATATCTGCAGAGACTGCGTctga
- the LOC116187587 gene encoding basic leucine zipper 9, which produces MEQKASNMSTGRGSGFQGVAGAYTGSCGKGMMKKSASELALEEFVGMMMMITPPDPPFGDPLETDDGNPCFAPPTSAVLDPDSPFRTREIAHGNISSSGGLGVSHWDQYLMSRHSNTPIPNPTLTDSQSSIFVGSPMSVSKPNIRVDQGRDSGSSDDDDGEIEPGSCEQSADPNNKHSRRKMSNRESARRSRKRKQEHLAGLEIQVEHLRVENETLFEQLANATQQFHDAGTNNRVLISNVEALRAKVKLAEDMVTRGSFNCSLNHLLQSLNLQPFINTRSSISRNANVSPTVTIHGDNNSSYTATGSTITKQNSCIGVGNGDSGNSNMANGITSEAVSCVSDIWP; this is translated from the exons ATGGAGCAGAAGGCCTCGAACATGAGCACGGGACGCGGGAGCGGGTTTCAAGGTGTTGCGGGCGCCTACACCGGCAGTTGTGGCAAGggaatgatgaagaagagcgCGTCGGAGTTGGCTCTTGAGGAGTTTGTggggatgatgatgatgattaccCCTCCCGACCCTCCCTTCGGCGATCCCCTCGAGACTGATGACGGCAACCCATGCTTTGCCCCGCCAACATCCGCCGTGCTGGACCCCGACTCCCCATTCAGAACTCGG GAAATAGCTCATGGTAATATATCAAGTTCGGGTGGGCTCGGAGTGTCTCACTGGGACCAATATCTCATGAGTAGACATTCTAATACCCCGATCCCCAACCCCACCCTGACTGATTCTCAGTCATCGATATTTG TTGGGAGTCCCATGTCCGTTAGTAAACCGAATATCAGAGTTGATCAAGGAAGAGACAGTGGTTCCTCAGACGACGATGACGGTGAGATAGAGCCAGGTTCGTGTGAGCAAAGTGCAGACCCCAACAATAAGCACTCTAGAAG GAAGATGTCAAATCGGGAGTCTGCTAGACGATCCCGTAAGAGGAAGCAGGAGCATTTGGCTGGTCTGGAAATACAG GTTGAACATCTTAGAGTAGAGAACGAGACTTTATTCGAGCAACTAGCGAATGCTACTCAGCAATTCCATGATGCCGGCACGAACAACCGAGTGCTCATATCCAATGTAGAAGCCTTGAGAGCCAAG GTGAAGCTGGCTGAAGATATGGTGACTCGAGGGTCGTTCAACTGCAGCCTTAACCATCTCCTTCAGAGCCTGAACTTGCAGCCCTTCATTAACACCCGCAGTAGCATCAGTCGCAATGCAAACGTCTCCCCAACTGTTACCATTCATGGGGATAACAACTCTTCTTATACGGCCACTGGATCAACAATCACAAAGCAGAATTCTTGTATTGGAGTCGGGAATGGAGATTCCGGGAATAGCAACATGGCAAACGGAATAACAAGTGAAGCTGTGAGTTGTGTATCGGACATTTGGCCATAA
- the LOC116187588 gene encoding calmodulin-like protein 6 isoform X2, with amino-acid sequence MGVTGACTRLLKNLGGYAFGFWQPGLDGLDLSPGNEPVKMTLQTDDLTVRALRDVFGMEPDGSIKTERARRIVQKLGLIVLQKEEEGLNDEVRAEEVLGGIDDVKERSRLLKEAFEIFDEDGNGFIEAAELKRVLECLGLDKGWDMGEIEKMVRVVDLNLDGKVDFIEFESMMAM; translated from the coding sequence ATGGGCGTGACCGGAGCCTGCACCCGTTTGCTCAAGAACTTAGGCGGTTATGCTTTCGGGTTCTGGCAGCCCGGCCTAGATGGGCTCGACCTATCTCCCGGCAATGAGCCAGTCAAGATGACACTACAGACCGATGACTTGACGGTTCGAGCATTGAGAGACGTCTTTGGGATGGAGCCAGATGGAAGCATAAAGACCGAGCGAGCCAGAAGAATCGTGCAGAAGCTCGGATTGATCGTGCTTCAGAAGGAAGAGGAGGGCCTGAACGATGAGGTGAGAGCGGAAGAGGTGCTAGGTGGGATCGACGATGTGAAGGAGCGGAGCAGGCTCTTGAAGGAAGCATTCGAGATCTTCGACGAGGATGGCAACGGATTCATTGAGGCAGCGGAACTGAAGAGGGTCTTGGAGTGCTTGGGGTTGGACAAAGGGTGGGATATGGGGGAGATCGAGAAGATGGTCCGGGTCGTGGATTTGAACTTGGATGGTAAAGTCGATTTCATCGAGTTTGAGTCCATGATGGCCATGTAA
- the LOC116187588 gene encoding calmodulin-like protein 6 isoform X1, which translates to MMNCNLYRHLETERREEKERDRIELARQEFLIMGVTGACTRLLKNLGGYAFGFWQPGLDGLDLSPGNEPVKMTLQTDDLTVRALRDVFGMEPDGSIKTERARRIVQKLGLIVLQKEEEGLNDEVRAEEVLGGIDDVKERSRLLKEAFEIFDEDGNGFIEAAELKRVLECLGLDKGWDMGEIEKMVRVVDLNLDGKVDFIEFESMMAM; encoded by the exons ATGATGAACTGCAAT TTGTATAGGCACTTGGAAAcggagaggagagaggaaaaagaaagggatCGAATCGAATTGGCTCGTCAGGAATTCTTGATAATGGGCGTGACCGGAGCCTGCACCCGTTTGCTCAAGAACTTAGGCGGTTATGCTTTCGGGTTCTGGCAGCCCGGCCTAGATGGGCTCGACCTATCTCCCGGCAATGAGCCAGTCAAGATGACACTACAGACCGATGACTTGACGGTTCGAGCATTGAGAGACGTCTTTGGGATGGAGCCAGATGGAAGCATAAAGACCGAGCGAGCCAGAAGAATCGTGCAGAAGCTCGGATTGATCGTGCTTCAGAAGGAAGAGGAGGGCCTGAACGATGAGGTGAGAGCGGAAGAGGTGCTAGGTGGGATCGACGATGTGAAGGAGCGGAGCAGGCTCTTGAAGGAAGCATTCGAGATCTTCGACGAGGATGGCAACGGATTCATTGAGGCAGCGGAACTGAAGAGGGTCTTGGAGTGCTTGGGGTTGGACAAAGGGTGGGATATGGGGGAGATCGAGAAGATGGTCCGGGTCGTGGATTTGAACTTGGATGGTAAAGTCGATTTCATCGAGTTTGAGTCCATGATGGCCATGTAA
- the LOC116187586 gene encoding uncharacterized protein LOC116187586 → MGWGNIYRRRLKVFSAAMLIYLDYKAIQQRQKWAKQSKRAALWEKCHERNAKRVLSLIIELEGLWVKLGQYLSTRADVLPEAYIALLKQLQDSLPPRPVQEVYQTIKKELGKSVKDLFSEFIEAPLATASIAQVHRATLTDGQEVVVKVQHEGIKAVILEDLKNAKSIVDWIAWAEPQYDFNPMIDEWCKEAPKELDFNTEAENTRKVSKNLGCKNKDNNGASSHRVDVLIPEVIQSTEKVLILEYMDGIRLNDLEALASFGVDKQKIVEEITRAYAHQIYIDGFFNGDPHPGNFLVSKEAPHRPILLDFGLTKSLSFTLKQALAKMFLASAEGDHVALLSAFAEMGLKLRLDIPEQAMEVTTVFFRTSTPANEAVQTMKSLADQRTRNLKVIQEKMKLNEKEVKRFNPVDAFPGDIVIFTRVLNLLRGLSSSMNVRIIYLDIMRPFAEHVLQGNLYKAPSASPQWIHDTPIHSSVEGKLRQLLVDLGNNDKILGIQVCAYKDGKVIIDTSAGVLGKYDPRPVQPDSLFPVFSVTKGITAGMLHWLVDKGKLKLEENVANIWPEFGSNGKDVIKVNHILNHTSGLHNALADLRGEDVFVMYDWDECLRRLTASAPESEPGLCQLYHYLSFGFLCGGIIEHASGRKFQDILEEALIHPLNIEGELYIGIPPGVESRLATLTVDTGDISQISQISKRNDLPSTFQPEKILEMVTTLPAVFNMLNTRRAIIPAANGHCSARALARYYATLADGGVVPPLHSSSSKPKLGSHVHIPKFSTKASKKQQKAGKNKSLRSSMYEQIPDSPGDDAQSHRIDVATGNNSSSSSSSSDGEGNGKKIFRSEKGRLHEAFMGAGEFGSLALESGDFGLGFRRIRSKDGSLIGFGHSGMGGSTGFCDIENRFSIAVTLNKMSMGAVTRNILQLVCSELGISLSNELAASSQAGPSGESNLQKPLIN, encoded by the exons ATGGGATGGGGGAACATCTACAGAAGACGTTTGAAAGTGTTTTCTGCAGCTATGTTAATTTACTTGGATTATAAG GCCATACAACAAAGACAGAAATGGGCTAAGCAATCAAAGCGAGCTGCACTGTGGGAGAAGTGTCACGAGCGGAATGCGAAACGTGTTCTCAGTCTGATTATTGAATTGGAAGGTTTGTGGGTGAAACTTGGACAGTATTTATCTACACGAGCTGATGTGCTTCCGGAGGCATATATAGCACTTCTCAAGCAGTTACAAGACTCTCTTCCTCCTCGACCCGTACAAGAG GTGTATCAGACAATAAAGAAAGAATTAGGAAAATCAGTTAAGGACTTATTCTCAGAGTTTATTGAAGCGCCTCTGGCAACAGCATCA ATAGCTCAAGTGCATCGTGCAACTTTGACTGATGGGCAAGAAGTAGTTGTCAAAGTTCAACATGAAGGCATCAAAGCAGTCATATTGGAG GACTTGAAGAATGCAAAGTCAATTGTCGATTGGATAGCATGGGCAGAGCCACAATACGACTTCAATCCAATGATAGATGAGTGGTGTAAAGAGGCACCAAAGGAACTTGACTTCAATACCGAGGCTG AGAATACCAGAAAAGTGTCCAAAAATCTTGGGTGCAAAAACAAAGATAACAACGGCGCATCTTCTCATCGAGTAGATGTTTTGATCCCGGAAGTTATTCAG TCGACTGAAAAGGTCTTGATATTGGAGTATATGGATGGGATACGTCTGAATGACTTAGAAGCATTGGCGAGTTTTGGTGTTGACAAACAAAAGATTGTTGAGGAAATAACACGTGCTTATGCCCATCAAATTTACATTGATGGATTTTTTAATGGCGACCCTCATCCGG GAAATTTTTTGGTGAGCAAGGAAGCCCCACATCGCCCAATCTTGCTGGACTTTGGGCTTACTAAGTCACTATCATTCACCTTGAAGCAGGCTTTAGCAAAAATGTTTTTGGCATCTGCAGAg GGGGACCATGTGGCATTGTTATCTGCTTTTGCAGAAATGGGACTTAAACTGCGGCTGGACATCCCTGAACAGGCCATGGAAGTTACAACTGTATTTTTCCGCACTTCAACACCAGCAAATGAAGCTGTT CAAACCATGAAATCTCTGGCTGACCAAAGGACAAGAAATTTGAAGGTTATCCAGGAAAAGATGAAACTCAATGAAAAAGAAGTTAAACGCTTTAATCCA gttGATGCATTTCCTGGGGATATTGTGATATTTACTCGTGTCCTCAATCTCCTCAGAG GTCTCTCATCTTCGATGAATGTGCGCATAATATATCTTGACATAATGAGACCATTCGCGGAGCATGTTTTGCAAGG AAACTTGTACAAGGCACCTTCAGCGAGTCCTCAGTGGATCCATGACACACCAATCCATTCTTCCGTGGAGGGCAAGCTCAGACAACTCTTAGTTGATCTTGGGAATAATGATAAGATTCTGGGAATCCAG GTATGTGCCTACAAAGATGGGAAAGTCATTATTGATACTTCCGCTGGGGTTCTAGGGAAGTATGATCCTCGTCCAGTTCAGCCTGATAGCCTTTTTCCCGTTTTCTCTGTAACGAAAGGAATCACGGCAGGAATGTTGCATTGGCTGGTTGACAAGGG GAAGCTCAAGCTCGAGGAAAATGTTGCAAATATCTGGCCAGAGTTCGGTTCCAACGGGAAAGATGTCATTAAG GTAAATCATATCCTGAACCATACATCGGGTTTGCACAATGCACTGGCTGATCTTAGAGGTGAGGATGTATTCGTGATGTATGACTGGGATGAATGCTTGAGGCGACTTACTGCTTCAGCCCCAGAGAGTGAACCAGGCCTATGCCAGTTGTACCACTATCTATCTTTTGGCTTTCTTTGTGGCGGAATTATCGAG CATGCTTCGGGGAGGAAATTTCAAGACATTCTGGAAGAAGCATTGATTCATCCCCTCAATATTGAAGGCGAGCTATATATTGGAATCCCACCAG GTGTGGAATCCCGCCTTGCTACTCTTACCGTAGACACAGGCGATATCAGCCAAATATCTCAGATCAGTAAACGAAACGACCTTCCCTCTACCTTCCAGCCTGAGAAGATCCTTGAGATGGTAACCACTCTGCCTGCTGTGTTCAACATGCTCAACACTCGCCGTGCAATCATACCCGCTGCTAACGGGCACTGCTCAGCGCGTGCGCTGGCACGTTACTATGCAACTCTAGCCGATGGTGGAGTGGTCCCACCACTGCATTCCTCCTCTTCAAAACCTAAACTTGGGTCCCACGTCCACATCCCAAAGTTCTCTACCAAGGCCTCGAAAAAACAGCAGAAAGCGGGCAAGAACAAGTCTCTGAGATCGAGCATGTACGAGCAAATTCCAGATAGCCCCGGAGATGACGCCCAGAGTCACCGAATAGATGTTGCTACAGGTAATAATAGcagtagcagcagcagcagttcTGATGGTGAAGGGAATGGAAAGAAGATCTTCCGTAGCGAGAAGGGGAGACTACACGAGGCATTCATGGGGGCAGGAGAGTTCGGGAGCCTAGCCCTGGAGAGTGGTGATTTTGGGCTTGGTTTTAGGAGGATTAGGTCAAAGGATGGATCTCTGATAGGGTTCGGGCACTCGGGGATGGGCGGTTCGACGGGTTTCTGTGACATCGAGAACCGGTTCTCTATCGCTGTGACCCTGAACAAGATGTCCATGGGCGCAGTCACCAGGAACATCCTCCAGCTTGTGTGTTCGGAGCTGGGCATTTCTTTGTCCAATGAGTTAGCAGCATCTTCCCAGGCAGGACCCAGCGGAGAGTCGAATTTGCAGAAGCCTTTGATCAATTGA